The Aureimonas populi genome includes the window CCGGCGCTGGAGCGGCGGCACCTTCATGGCGGTGCCGTGCGGAGACAGTCTCGAATTCGAGAGCGCTGGAACGCTCGGCGTCTACCGGTCGTCGGACTATGCCGAACGTCTGTTCTGCACGGCCTGCGGCTCGACGCTCGCCTGGCGCATGAGCGACGGCTCCTCGGCGGCGGTCGCCATGCACGTTTTCACCGATACCGAGGGATTCGTCTTCGCCGAAGAGATTTTCATCGATGAAAAGCCGCCGCATTATTCCTTCGCGAACGACACCCGCAAGTTGACCGGCGCCGAGGTGATGGCGCAGTTCGCAAGCCAGCAGGGGGCCTGACATGGCCGAGATCGACGTCCGCAATTTCAACATCAATTTCGGTCCCCAGCATCCGGCGGCGCACGGGGTGTTGCGTCTCGTGCTGGAACTCGACGGCGAGAATGTCGAGCGGGTGGACCCGCATATCGGCCTTCTGCATCGCGGCACGGAGAAACTGATCGAGCAGAAGACGTATCTTCAAGCCTTGCCTTATTTCGATCGGCTCGACTACGTCGCCCCGATGAACCAGGAGCATGCGTTCTGCCTTGCGGTGGAGAAGCTGGCCGGTGTCGAGGTTCCGATTCGGGGGCAATTGATCCGCGTTCTCTATTCCGAGATCGGGCGCATTCTTTCCCATCTCCTGAACGTCACGACGCAGGCAATGGATGTCGGCGCGCTGACCCCGCCGCTTTGGGGCTTCGAGCAGCGCGAAAAGCTGATGGTCTTCTACGAGCGCGCCTCGGGAGCGCGCCTGCATGCCGCTTATTTACGCCCCGGCGGCGTCCATCAGGACATCACGGCCGAACTGGTGGACGATATCGGGGAGTGGTGCGATCCGTTCCTGCAGTCCGTGGCCGATCTCGACGATCTTCTCACGGGCAACCGCATCTTCAAGCAGCGCAACGTCGATATCGGCGTCGTCGATATCGAGGACTGCTGGGCTCTGGGCTTCTCCGGCGTGATGGTGCGCGGGTCCGGCGCGGCGTGGGACCTGCGGAAGTCGCAGCCTTACGAGTGCTACGACCAGATGGAGTTCGATATTCCCGTCGGCAAGAACGGCGATTGCTACGACCGTTACCTGATCCGCATGGAGGAGATGCGCCAGTCTACGCGGATCATGAAACAATGTGTCGAACGCCTCGCTGGACCGGAGCGGATCGGCCCGGTCTCCTCCACGCAAGGCAAGATCGTGCCGCCTTCTCGCGGCGAAATGAAGCGTTCGATGGAAGCCCTGATCCATCACTTCAAGCTCTACACGGAAGGCTTCCGGGTGCCGGAAGGCGAAGTGTATTGCGCTGTCGAAGCTCCGAAGGGGGAATTCGGAGTCTATCTCGTCTCCGACGGAACCAACAAGCCCTATCGCTGCAAGATCAAGGCGCCCGGCTTTGCACATCTACAGGCGATGGACTTTCTATGCCGCGACCACATGCTCGCCGACGTGTCGGCGATCCTCGGGTCTTGCGACATCGTATTCGGAGAAGTGGACCGCTAGCCCGGTTGCTTCCGCTGCCGCCTCCGGCCCTGTCCGTTCGCGGCGGGGCCGGTTCGATGGAAATGCCGTTCGGGGGCCTGGCATCGCTGGCCTTTCGACGGTTCTATGTTAGAACGCGCCGCAACACAGAAGGTTGTAACCGTTCTGAAGTCGAGGACCGATGTCTGTCAGACGTCTTGCCGAAGATGCCGTCCAGCCCACCAGCTTCGCCTTCAGCGTCGACAACGAGAGCTGGGCCGAGAAAACGATCCGGAAATATCCGGAGGGCCGACAGCAATCGGCGGTGATTCCGC containing:
- a CDS encoding GFA family protein, yielding MGEECRRAGACLCGSVRLSAIPSKLEMDVCHCSMCRRWSGGTFMAVPCGDSLEFESAGTLGVYRSSDYAERLFCTACGSTLAWRMSDGSSAAVAMHVFTDTEGFVFAEEIFIDEKPPHYSFANDTRKLTGAEVMAQFASQQGA
- a CDS encoding NADH-quinone oxidoreductase subunit D; the protein is MAEIDVRNFNINFGPQHPAAHGVLRLVLELDGENVERVDPHIGLLHRGTEKLIEQKTYLQALPYFDRLDYVAPMNQEHAFCLAVEKLAGVEVPIRGQLIRVLYSEIGRILSHLLNVTTQAMDVGALTPPLWGFEQREKLMVFYERASGARLHAAYLRPGGVHQDITAELVDDIGEWCDPFLQSVADLDDLLTGNRIFKQRNVDIGVVDIEDCWALGFSGVMVRGSGAAWDLRKSQPYECYDQMEFDIPVGKNGDCYDRYLIRMEEMRQSTRIMKQCVERLAGPERIGPVSSTQGKIVPPSRGEMKRSMEALIHHFKLYTEGFRVPEGEVYCAVEAPKGEFGVYLVSDGTNKPYRCKIKAPGFAHLQAMDFLCRDHMLADVSAILGSCDIVFGEVDR